The Haliotis asinina isolate JCU_RB_2024 chromosome 2, JCU_Hal_asi_v2, whole genome shotgun sequence genomic interval TGCATAAATAACGTCTGTGTTTCTTTAGATATACATTGGAGATATAATACTCAACATCCAGTAATGACTTTAATGATTTATAATAAGATAAATGAACACGCCAGACATTAGCcctgtgtgtgtctgcgtgGAGAGAATGAGTGAAAATATTATGACATGTCGAAGGACAGTATAtaatactagattatcacacaTATTTTAAAACCTGGTTTGACAGCATTAAAATGTATCAACATTAACATAAAACTATCGATTTACGAACACAATATAAACGGGCGCAAGAGATCGCTTCCATACGATGAAAGACCACCATACGAGGGTCCGTGAGGATTTGCAATACGTCTGCTTCCTGCATGGCTCCCCAGCAGGATTTATAGCATTTCTTCAGCTGCCAGCAAAGCAATGTCAGCCATTACTCTAAATTGTACAAATACCACGTTATATATCTATGAACATGAATGATGTGGGCAAAAATACATTGTCGGGTATATATGGGTAGCATGGTGACCTGCACAAATCTCCATGGACAACCCAAGTTGGTGTTCCTGACAGTTGCTTTTCATGTAAATTACTTATTTCTGCTGCAGAGTCTTTTGCATAGATCCCGGATGTAACATTTGATAACAGCATTAAACCCACTCATGATttttggggtagcctaatgattaaaACGTTGGTATGTTATGCTGAAGACCTAGATTCGAtttcccatgtgggtacaattgGTGAAGCCAAGTTTTggtgcccccgccgtgatattgtgggaatgttgttaaaagcggcttaaaattaAACTCTCTCACTGGCGTCCCCCGTCCTGACATTGCTTGAATGTCGCTAAAAGCAGTCTAAAACATTTCACTCGTGGTTTGGGAGGTGTCGATCAGACACATGACTGTTTCCGGGAATGTGCCTGTGGAACAATTTGTTGGAACAATTTAATGGGAtatgtaggtgagtgagtgagatctaTTGCAACGACGGCCCCAACTGATGGAACTGGTCGTGGAATTGTATCTTGGCCTCTTCAAGTTCATTGACCTTACTTGTTTTTCCACTGAAAAGTGCACATACTCTAATCGCCGATGTGCTTGGTGCCTTCGCAGGACATGAATTTTCAACCCGTAACTTTTTACCATAGTGCGTGGATCACGTGCTGCACGTGTACATCCTGGTATGTGCAAGTGGTGATGGCATGTGTTTTTATAAATAGAAcaggaaacaaatgcacgttctgtatgtgatgagcgttaaacttagaccaaccctagttattcttcatgttttatttaaagtgtgtacccccttgtaatacaaaccaacaaTAACAATTTGATCTATGGTCGTTtgtaaacaacttttatcctaagttgaatacaaTTATGTGGTACGATTATGAAGATTCGCAATCATATTTTCACTCTTCTtgatttacttttttaaaatgaaattcaccGGTACGTCTTTATTGCAAACTGACTGAGCGGTGTAAAATTACCTCACTCATGTCACTCATGACGACGGCTCAGCATAAACAGACAGTGACAAAGAAGGTGAAGCAATATGGTCATATATGGTCCACATACTGCAACGACACAGAATACTAGTCCGACATAAAGCTGAAATGTTGTAGATTAAGCGGAACAAAATAATGGCCAACACAGTACAAGCAAGGGACATATCGTGGATTAACAGTCATATTCCGTGAGATTTGAATACGATATAATTTAAGAGACCAGTtgggccccgttcctcaaagcgatagTAACccttaggtgatcgtaactcccatacatttaCAGACTTACGACTGCCTAGCGCTacctttgaggaacggggcccagGGTCTatattttcgaaactctcttagcgctaagatacgtgtagtcgtaagtgtcatacataaacattaacGTAGGACTATCGTAGATCAAGACATCTTCGAAAATGTAGGCTCAGGTGCCATTGTACTATACAGCCCTAGTGCCAAGAATACCGTATGTCCGTCCATGTTAAAATATTTGAGTTACGGTCactttagcgctaagatcgcagAGTACAAGCACACTGGTGGTTCTGTAATGTCACGTATGTGTAAAATGTTTACGGTTTAACCAAAACCGTGACGGTCtgagttagagtgagtgagtgagttttagttttacgccgcactcagcaatattccagcggtctgtaaataatcgagtctggaccagacaatacagtgatcaacaacatgagcctcgatctgcgtaattgggaaccgatgacgtgtcaaccaagtcagtttgctgaccacacgatcccgttagtcgcctcttacgacaagctgagtcgcctttaatggcaagcatgggttgctgaaggcttattctaccccgggaccttcacgggtcttctgagttagaatttgtcttcagtaggTTCATAGTCGGGAAGCAGACAAACGTAATTTCCTTCTTTGAAAATAGTGTCTGTTTAGTGGGAGAGACAGAATATACTGGCATCTACTTTGTGGGACTTGACATAGCTGAGTGATCTTAAAGTGTCTACGTTGTGGGACGCAAGAAAAAGGCTAAGGCTACCATAAAGCGGACACTTTTTATGTGGACACATTATTCAACATAGGACGACAAATACAGATGACAATAACAAAACGTGATTTACAAGCACTTGGCATGTCACGATGTAAGATGAACAGGTTGATTCTACACACTTCCAGTACGGCGAAACTTGTTCTTGTTGAAGTATAGCTGTCTTCCCCGAACGCTCTCTATGAACTTAACTCGTAACTTGTACATTTGCCATTTTTCATGCAAGGGTGATGAAACTTTAATGACACCATACTTACATACCCAATGCACAAAAACAACGAAATGGTCTACTCCTACAGTGTTTTCATAGTACAAGAGTAGATAATAATATGATAACAATCACCTTTTATTGTAAAATGTCTTCAATTGTTTTGAGTTTCTTTTTCTCGGCGTTTGATTTAATGAATGTGTTTACTTCGCGGCATATACTCCATTTTAGAATTGTCTACATAGCGGCACCCTATTCATTTCCGCGTTATCTACTTCGCGGTACTTGGAAAAATTGATTTATCTACATCCCGGTACGACAcccttcagtaaccaatgtcTGTGgcaagtggcgactaacgggatcgggtgatcagactcgctgaatggattatatggtccagactcgattacatgtatttacacaccgccgccatatagcttcaGTATTGTGGcctaaagctaaactcactcatgcgtCTGGTGGTGGGCTTTTCCCGTTTGTACGCTGTTTAATGGTCAGGTAATCCCGTTgttcgcctcttacaacaaacacggGCTGCTGAGGACGAATTCTGAACTGAATTTCTGTTGGCGAGCACATAAATACCATAACGCTACTTGCTTATGACACTTCATAGCAAGAGgttgtaaaaagtattaaaATGGGGAAAATACCTAACCCTGAAAATAAAATCTCTTCTCAAAATGGCGTTTGTACACCTGTAACAGCAGCTATTGTTCTTACATAATTAAAACCACGAAATCACTAAACTGGCTACAAAGAATATCGGACCACCCAATATGCAGGTACGATCCTGAACATGGgatagaattggccttcagtaacccatgcttgttctaAGACACGACTAACAGGACTGGGCAGGATTGGGCCGTCcacatcatatcccagttgcgtagatcattactcatgctgtcgatcataGTATTGCCTCGTCCAgagttaattatttacagattgtcgccatttagcgggaatattgctgaatgaggcattacacaacaaaccaacaacaacatccACTATTCAGTTTTCCTAGGACACAACATttgtcatattgttttgttgtttcccatattttattcataatgTTTTATATACAACAGCTTTTCACCAAATAACGACTATTGATGATTTGCACTTTCTACAGATTCAGCTGATGAGTCTTCAACGTCTTCTGACAAGATTCTGTAAAATGTTGAAGACGGGCCTTAATAGTATCCTGATCATACTGATGAGGCTGTGTCCTAATGCCTAATGTGTTGGTAATGCCCAAGTCTAACTGAGCAGAGGGCATCATGCTTGTCAATGCTGGTCACTTAAGTTTGATTCTTTGACTGGCACTACACGTGAAGCAAATATTTGCATCAGATATCCTTTCATATCCCAGTAGTTTCTGCACCAGAATATCCGAAGTAAATCTGGGTCCCGTCTACAAAGCAGGTGTAGATTCTACAAAGCAGGTGTAGATCTATGATGGTAAATCAAAAACATCAGCTCTGCAGTCATCTCGTAGAACAGGACCCTGGTACTAAATCTTTATTTTATGTAACCCCACAAAACTTTGCTGCAACACAGCATCCCACACTCCTCAGAAGCAAAGGTGCTGTCGATTCCTAACTGTCGATTCCTAATTGTCTCTTGACAATGATTTATTGAGGTCTATGATACAAAGGTGGGCATATATAAATAGGGCTGTAGTTAAGAGGAGAGCTGACTGAGTTTCTCGTTGAGGGCCAGCTGGGTCCTGGTGAGATTCGTCAGGTACACCACCATCAGCAAGTCCTGAAAGCACACAAGAGGGCTGGtgtcaacacaaaaacaaataacattcaTAAATAACATACCCTTCTGCTTAGTTTTGAAAGTTAACAAGTCTCTTTAAGCAAGACAACTGCACAACGAAGAACATTGGCTTATCTTTGATAGTGAACctgtgaaggttccggggtagaataggccttcagcaacccatgcttgccataaaaggtggctatgcttgttgtaagaggcgactaacgggatcgggtggtcagactagctgacttggttgacacatgtcatcagttcccaattgcgcagatcgaggctcatgttgttgatcactggattgtctggtccagacttgattatttacagaccgttgccatatagctggaatattgctaagtgcgacgtaaaactaaactcactcactcactgatagtgAATTGTGGGAAGAAAAGATGACGTCAAGCAGTTCACAGACATTTACCAAACCCAGAGTATGAAATAGTGTGAACCTGAattaaaatttacaaaatggGTTCTGGCATGCCAAGAAACACTGACACCCTAGACCGATGAGCCATCCATTGGCAGTTTTTGGCCTTATGAATCTACAACGGCATCCTGAAAAGAGCAGACTCTGATGGACATAATGCCAACAATCTTATTCAAGAACAAACTAATGTTAGACTGTGAGAAACACAAACCTTCATGTTGGAATTCAGCATAGACTCGAAGTCTTCTGTGTCAGTGTGGGGTATACTGGTAACAATGTTCATCAGCATCCTCCCTGTCTTGCTGTCAGCAGGCAACTTGCCACTCTGCAATAAACAACATACTCTTCACATTCCACAAATATGTTCCTCACTCCCTGAAAAGATGTTCTTCACAccctgaaatatgtttttcatgcaCTGAAAAGATGTTCTTCACACCATGGCAAGccattctacacatacacacaacacaatCAAAACAGGTCAAAAagaaaaaggaaatattgtatCCAATCTCTAATACTTAACCATCAGCCCACTGTTCAAGCATCTAATTCCACTGCCCATGCTCGCAATACATACCAGGACATCATCAACGTAGGACAAGACGAGGACTATGATTTCCTTTAGTTTCTTTGTGGAGCTCTCAACAAGTGCCAGGTCTGAAGACATAGACACACTTCTCTTGTTCACAGTCTTGCCTTGCTGAAGAACGttcactgaaaaccaaacaaaatgttCTTTCACAATTCTAGTTTATAGCTAGTCTGGCTTCAATAGAACATGTATGTTCACTGTTTTCTAACATTTTTGTACAGTTTAAATTCACAACAAAATTATAGgcttgaaaatatggtccttaAATGCCACCACAAATAATGCATTTCTTTTCTACTCAGCACAGTAGACACAGTTTTGTTTCCTTGCCCTCAAACCAGTGCTTCAGAATATGGAGCAATCCTCATTATCTTGGTAAGATCAATCACAAACCAACAGGTCACAGTGCAGTCTCTACAAACTTGATTCCATGACACAGCTTAACATGGATACTTcattaatgagtgagtatggctttatgcCACTTTTCCAACATTCcatggcaggtgacaccagaaatgggctttgcacattgtaccccATCCtcaatctccagggtatacgttccaatgaatctccactataccctggatgtatCTATGGCTCAGCTTgaaaatttattacctccccttgctgttattctcacagtagccactCAGCTAAGCCGGCGTTACAGCTGAACAACTTTGCCGGAGTCAGCAAAACTAGCGGTCGTAGATgcaaaggtttgttcgcagtgtgactcagattttgcagaaatcatacagacacattgataggtccgaaaattttacaaaatatatgcaagaactccttctgcctCTTTCACAGACCCTGTGCATGGttcgtgttgccaagtttaatcggttagataatttaaaaagcgaaaatgagttgtgattggttcactcAACTTCCCAACATATACACCTGAATGGATAAAAAGActgccaagggaggtaataggtaatacatttatcgggccgtagatgcatccagtgTATAGTGCAGTCTTATCAGAAAGTATCCCTGGAGACATCGAGGatgattgtacccatgtggggaattgaagctgggtcttcagtgtgacaagctaatgctttaaccactaggctacccctccaccCTGTACTCCATACCGTCGTACCGGAAGAGTGTACAGACACCGAGGTGAACAGTCCTTGTTTTATCTCCTTAATCCTGAGTACAAAGCAGGGTATTAACAGGGTATTATCTCTTGAAGCCAAAAACACAGCCTAACAACACTCACACTCTCCAGACAAATGCTCTGAAAGACAACAGAGATTACAACCTCATTGTGAGATGCCCTTCAGAGAAGCTATGCCCTAGTAAAGAAGCATGACAACACTAACCTCCGATCTGTTCTGGCTCGTATCTGACAATATCGATAGTCACTGGTGTAAACATTGTTCCAACAGTCCTTCCTGGGACACCCATTGGAGTGCTGAAAACATTTATAACTAAGTTGAGGGCTTGTCACTCTGCATTTATGACATGGCATGGCAACAATAACACACTGCCAAATGCTTCAGAGGACACCTTGGTTCAGCCAAGAGTAGAAATACATAAAAGTCATATTTTCTGTTTATGTATACAAGCATTCATTTCTATATCCTACTGATACCTTTATTATCAGCAATGTCTATTTACATGCATCCAGTTAATGATTAGTGGCAGATCATGAGAGGGGTTGATGCACCAAAACATGGTGTTAACAACTTGCACTCATGCTGAACACTGTATTCCTGCTGCAAGGTCTGCTGTTCAAGGCTCTCTGGTGAGGCGTGAATGCTGAGGAATATATCTTAGCTGCCAATTGTTTGCCAACCACCTGTGACTTGCATACAACATTGATTCTCACCTGACATATGCCTTCATGCCAAGTTTGCCGGTCTTGACTGTTGTGTCAACTGTGAGGTGTACTGGGTTCTTGGCCTCTCTGGAGTAGTACTCATGGATTAACACTGAGTGGCTTGACACGTCCCCACTGGTAGAATACCTGCCAAATCAAAAGGCAATTGCCAGACTGGCACAACAGCAAGCAAAAGCATGCTTTCAAGATTTCACAATGGATGTTAATAACTGAATTACGTGAATTCTGACTTGGGCttatattaatattatcagGCTGGCTAAAAAGATTGATAATCAGAAATATCATTGAcgggtgaggtgaaatggtgtATAACGTCGTGCTTGagaatattttgctcatatgagtatgtgcatgtgtgtgcatgtgtgtgcatgtgtggctgcttgtactagcccagacttctGCTGGTTTCACAGTGCCAGCTCACTGAAAAAAgatgccacagttaagcatgaataccctgTGGCccctactcagacacattatacagaCTCAGACTCGCATTAATACTGGgcaccaggcagggaccaacaacaATCATGTCTTACACTTCTTTTAGTATGACAGGATTGAACCTTTGACCTTCTGCTCTCTGGGCTGACACTCTTACCAATACACCACAGGCAGTCATCATTGATGGGAAAAAATATGAACAATTATCATACATGAGTTACTGTGACACTCTTACCACTAAACCACAGGCAGTCATCATTGATGGGAAAAAATATGAACAATTATCATACATGAGTTACTGTGACACTCTTACCACTAAACCACAGGCAGTCATCATTGATGGGAAAAAATATGAACAATTATCATACATGAGTTACTGTGACACTCTTACCACTAAACCACAGGCAGTCATCATTGATGGGAAAAAATATTAACGATTATAATGCATGAGTGATGTGATACATATGGATTTCTTTTGGACTTTATAGAAGCATTTTAGCCCTGTTACTTCTCTGATGTTTATCGACAATCTGCACACCATCACATCTGTATGATTTATATGAATGtttgagtgagcaagtgagtttagttttacgccgcactcagcaatattccagctatatggcagcggtctgtaaataatcgagtctggaccagacaatccagtgatcaacaacaagagcatcaatCCGTGCAgtggggaaccaatgacatgtgtcaaccaagtcagcgagcctgaccacccgattccgttagtcgcctcttacaacaagcatagtcgccttttatggcaagcatgggttgctgaagccagtgaaggcctattctaccccaggaccttcacgggttgtatgaatgtttgaaatatttaccaGCCCACGATAACTTCTGATGCATTAACCTTGCGATACAGCTCATACATATTTCTGGCATACTCAATGTCTATGGCCACCTgtaatgaaaaacaattaatAAACTGTCATGACCATGAATTATGAATTTTGACAACACCGACTTGTGCAATGACATTTAGTCATTAACAAATAATTTCATCAAACACAACTGATTAATAATTTAAATAATAGTACATGAAACAAGGTCTTAAGAAAATCCTCCAAACCTTTCATAAGCATTTAGCAGTTATGTGAACACATGGTACTTTTAAGGAAAAGAATTTCTAGATTGCAACTGTTACTCTATAGGGATGCATCTTGCCCTTTCATCAGGCAAGCAAATAGGTTCTGGATAAACCTTCTAAAATCTACCGAGTAAAGTCATACACCATGAAACCGAGTTATAAATTATTAAAACACACCTCATCATCTGATTCATTGTGTGGCACAGCAAAACAATTAGTCACTTCTACTGCACCTTTGTCATACGATCCTGAAACACAAGAGATGCAAGTTTGACAACAGATGTACATAACAGATAACACAGACTAGTTTCAGCTAGTTGTTACCGATCATTTAATacaagtgagttcagttttatgtcactttcataaatattccaacattatcatcagaaattggtttcacacattccaCTCGAAGAGCTGGGAATGGGAACCAAATCCATTATCAGTCATCAGAGATGATTGCATGCTTTAAACCTGTAAGACTTAAAGTTCACCATCTTTCAATGCAAGATGTATAAAAAGCATCATGGCTACCTGTATATGCAAATgatctttttgttttgtatttaatgTAAACATGACAGATGGGAGCATAATTACTCATTGCTGATGCCTTTGTTGTGGGTTTTAGCGTACACAGAAATTTTAGCCACACCAAACACTTCACACAAAGTTTCAGATTCACAGCTTGTAGTTTAAAAGGTTTTATACAACAAGCAGAAATGACTGGAATCCAGCTTGTCACAGAGAAGAAGCTGGGCCacatttctgaaattgtatctgtgccaacaacaaccacatcaaAAGGAACAGCACTAGAATTATTAACATCAAAATTGTCATAATCCATCCAGCGACTTGAGACATGCCAAAGAGT includes:
- the LOC137272616 gene encoding eukaryotic translation initiation factor 3 subunit F-like produces the protein MATHLVCRVHPVVLFSIVDSYERRNEDSKRVIGTLLGSYDKGAVEVTNCFAVPHNESDDEVAIDIEYARNMYELYRKVNASEVIVGWYSTSGDVSSHSVLIHEYYSREAKNPVHLTVDTTVKTGKLGMKAYVSTPMGVPGRTVGTMFTPVTIDIVRYEPEQIGVNVLQQGKTVNKRSVSMSSDLALVESSTKKLKEIIVLVLSYVDDVLSGKLPADSKTGRMLMNIVTSIPHTDTEDFESMLNSNMKDLLMVVYLTNLTRTQLALNEKLSQLSS